Proteins from a genomic interval of Brachybacterium vulturis:
- a CDS encoding ABC transporter ATP-binding protein — protein MKLELRGITKTFGTFVANDAIDLVVQPGEIHSLLGENGAGKSTLMNVLYGLYRPDGGQILIDGTPVSFADPGDAMDAGIGMVHQHFMLVPVFTVAENMVLGHEPTTGGLLDLAAARRLVREISARFGFDLDPDALVEDLPVGAQQRVEIIKALSRSAEVLVLDEPTAVLTPQETDELMEIMRQLRDEGTSIVFITHKLREVKAVSDRITVIRRGKVVGEADPSADQAELASLMVGRQVSLNQDKTAAAPGEVALQVTDLRVIDAAGTRTLDGVSFDVRHGEVLAVAGVQGNGQTELTEALLGLQPTVHGSAKLAGRELVGRTTKQVLDAGIGFVPEDRTHDALVADFTVAENLVLDQHDRPPFGSALAMKLKPIRENAEQLIPEFDIRTGSSAATVSTLSGGNQQKVVMARALHRELALLIASQPTRGVDVGSIEFLHRRILDERDKGTPVLIVSTELDEVTQLADRIAVMYGGKILGIVPGNEDRDVLGLMMAGYSVDAAREAVASGARTTDSQLADEGDIE, from the coding sequence GTGAAACTCGAACTGCGCGGGATCACGAAGACCTTCGGGACCTTCGTGGCCAACGACGCGATCGACCTGGTCGTTCAGCCGGGGGAGATCCACTCCCTGCTGGGTGAGAACGGGGCCGGCAAGTCGACCCTGATGAACGTGCTGTACGGGCTCTATCGTCCCGACGGCGGGCAGATCCTCATCGACGGGACGCCGGTCTCCTTCGCGGACCCCGGTGACGCGATGGACGCCGGCATCGGGATGGTCCACCAGCACTTCATGCTGGTCCCGGTCTTCACCGTCGCCGAGAACATGGTGCTCGGGCACGAGCCGACCACGGGCGGTCTGCTGGACCTCGCCGCCGCCCGGAGGCTGGTGCGAGAGATCTCCGCCCGCTTCGGATTCGACCTGGATCCCGACGCGCTGGTCGAGGACCTGCCCGTGGGCGCCCAGCAGCGCGTCGAGATCATCAAGGCGCTCAGCCGCAGCGCCGAGGTGCTGGTCCTGGACGAGCCCACCGCGGTGCTCACCCCGCAGGAGACCGACGAGCTGATGGAGATCATGCGTCAGCTGCGCGACGAGGGGACCTCGATCGTGTTCATCACCCACAAGCTCCGCGAGGTCAAAGCCGTCTCCGACCGGATCACCGTGATCCGCCGCGGCAAGGTCGTCGGCGAGGCGGACCCCTCCGCGGACCAGGCCGAGCTCGCCTCGCTGATGGTGGGCCGCCAGGTCTCGCTCAACCAGGACAAGACCGCGGCCGCCCCCGGGGAGGTGGCGCTCCAGGTGACGGATCTGCGGGTGATCGACGCGGCCGGCACGCGCACCCTCGACGGCGTCTCCTTCGATGTGCGCCATGGGGAGGTGCTCGCCGTCGCCGGGGTGCAGGGCAACGGTCAGACCGAGCTCACCGAGGCGCTGCTGGGACTGCAGCCGACGGTCCACGGCTCCGCGAAACTCGCCGGGAGGGAACTGGTGGGGCGGACCACGAAGCAGGTGCTCGACGCCGGCATCGGCTTCGTCCCCGAGGACCGCACCCACGACGCGCTGGTCGCCGACTTCACGGTCGCCGAGAACCTGGTGCTGGACCAGCACGACCGGCCGCCCTTCGGCAGTGCGCTGGCGATGAAGCTGAAGCCGATCCGGGAGAACGCGGAGCAGCTGATCCCCGAGTTCGACATCCGCACCGGCTCCTCCGCCGCGACGGTCTCCACGTTGTCGGGCGGCAACCAGCAGAAGGTCGTCATGGCCCGGGCGCTCCACCGCGAGCTCGCCCTGCTGATCGCCTCCCAGCCCACGCGCGGCGTGGACGTGGGCTCCATCGAGTTCCTGCACCGCCGCATCCTCGACGAGCGGGACAAGGGCACCCCGGTGCTGATCGTCTCCACCGAGCTGGACGAGGTCACCCAGCTCGCGGACCGCATCGCCGTGATGTACGGCGGGAAGATCCTGGGGATCGTGCCCGGGAACGAGGACCGCGATGTGCTCGGCCTGATGATGGCCGGCTACAGCGTCGACGCCGCGCGGGAGGCCGTCGCCTCCGGCGCCCGTACCACCGATTCCCAGCTCGCCGACGAAGGAGATATCGAATGA
- a CDS encoding ABC transporter permease — MSTVETTGPVPGRADGSDAPPPPERTAETALSRTLQKIARGDLLVVVMSFVFAFLIGSVLIVIADQEVRASLVYFFDRPTDALTAIWQSVTQAYGAMFRGAIFDIPGYSRAAQSVRDAGGSGTYVLLPALSAGLRPLTETLTVATPLIIASAGMAVSFRAGLFNIGGTGQLIAGAMAAGYMGFTFDLPVVVHLLVCLIAGVLAGGIWGGIAGFLKARFGANEVISTIMLNWIATYLLFFALKTAAFTGTNQSQPTSPSVGDNAVLPLLLGSGFRLHAGLFLAAGAAVVLWWLMSRSTIGFHFRAVGSNPRAAQVAGISPARTAFLVLAVAGALVGLAGAVHVLGTEQRLTEGVAGSIGFDAITVALLGRSGPVGIVLAGLLFAGLSTGGRFMESNQGVPLDLVQVIQVLVVLFIAAPPLVRTLIGLRRIDHPGASTRLRGAGRGRTGGQKAAVASGAAATAAATSDAAASGTAGSEAATTGSGATGSGTSGATAADATGTSPPDPAGDGAAPAGERSEDRTDEQEEER; from the coding sequence ATGAGCACCGTGGAGACGACCGGTCCCGTTCCGGGCCGGGCGGACGGCTCCGACGCCCCGCCGCCCCCCGAGCGGACCGCGGAGACCGCGCTGTCCAGGACCCTGCAGAAGATCGCCCGCGGCGACCTGCTGGTCGTGGTGATGAGCTTCGTGTTCGCCTTCCTGATCGGCTCCGTGCTCATCGTGATCGCCGATCAGGAGGTGCGGGCGTCCCTCGTGTACTTCTTCGACCGGCCCACCGACGCGCTGACCGCGATCTGGCAGTCCGTCACCCAGGCCTACGGCGCCATGTTCCGCGGCGCGATCTTCGACATCCCCGGGTACTCGCGGGCGGCCCAGAGCGTCCGCGACGCCGGTGGCAGCGGCACCTATGTGCTGCTGCCCGCACTCTCGGCGGGACTGCGCCCGCTCACCGAGACCCTCACGGTCGCGACCCCGCTGATCATCGCCTCCGCCGGGATGGCGGTCTCCTTCCGTGCCGGGCTGTTCAACATCGGCGGCACCGGGCAGCTCATCGCCGGCGCGATGGCCGCCGGCTACATGGGCTTCACCTTCGACCTGCCGGTCGTCGTGCACCTGCTGGTCTGCCTGATCGCCGGCGTGCTCGCCGGTGGCATCTGGGGCGGCATCGCCGGGTTCCTCAAGGCGCGCTTCGGCGCCAACGAGGTCATCAGCACCATCATGCTGAACTGGATCGCCACCTACCTGCTGTTCTTCGCGCTGAAGACCGCGGCGTTCACCGGCACCAACCAGTCCCAGCCCACCTCGCCGTCGGTCGGTGACAATGCGGTGCTGCCACTGCTGCTGGGCTCCGGGTTCCGCCTCCACGCAGGACTGTTCCTCGCGGCCGGTGCGGCCGTGGTGCTGTGGTGGCTGATGAGCCGCTCCACCATCGGTTTCCACTTCCGGGCGGTGGGCTCCAATCCCCGCGCCGCCCAGGTCGCCGGCATCTCCCCGGCCCGCACCGCCTTCCTGGTGCTGGCCGTGGCCGGCGCCCTGGTGGGCCTGGCCGGCGCCGTGCACGTGCTCGGGACCGAGCAGCGGCTCACCGAGGGCGTCGCCGGCTCCATCGGCTTCGACGCCATCACCGTGGCGCTGCTGGGCCGCTCGGGACCGGTGGGCATCGTGCTGGCCGGTCTGCTGTTCGCGGGCCTGTCCACCGGGGGCCGCTTCATGGAATCCAACCAGGGCGTGCCGCTGGACCTGGTGCAGGTGATCCAGGTGCTGGTGGTGCTGTTCATCGCGGCCCCGCCGTTGGTGCGCACCCTGATCGGTCTGCGTCGCATCGATCATCCCGGGGCGAGCACCCGCCTGCGCGGCGCCGGCCGCGGGCGCACCGGCGGCCAGAAGGCCGCCGTCGCCTCCGGTGCCGCGGCGACCGCCGCCGCCACGTCGGACGCGGCCGCCTCCGGCACCGCCGGCTCGGAGGCCGCCACGACCGGCTCCGGAGCGACAGGCTCGGGCACATCCGGCGCGACCGCTGCGGACGCCACCGGGACCTCCCCACCGGACCCGGCGGGGGACGGGGCCGCGCCCGCAGGCGAACGGTCCGAGGACCGCACCGACGAGCAGGAGGAGGAGCGATGA
- a CDS encoding ABC transporter permease encodes MSTTPTVAKDDSASARTLDDTRPSSWWHLPVTTTVMGLLALVVFGLRGIPGVESAYVVVHASDMNPFGLIPEQIVLPSKAGSIGLSVIALLASAALWVLQARVARPAARVRLTLIAVFAVAWILAFLTWVISQRTLDVTTLLQGTIVLAVPLAFGALSGVLSERSGVINIAIEGQLLFGAFGATLVGSITGSVWIGLLAAPIVAMFMGALLAMFAVGYHVQQIIVGVVLNVLAIGLTSFFFGSVMSDNPGLFNAPMRLPTLRIPVLADLPLVGAALFEQNILVYLMWIIVALLTIALFRTRWGLRVRAVGEHPKAADTVGIAVNLTRWKNVLLGSAVAGLGGATLTIGTGVAFGEEMSAGKGYIALAAMILGRYHPIGALLAALTFAFADSLQLRLGTMSAAEGGVSIPGDFLLMLPYVVALFAVAGVVGRVRVPAANGQPYIKQ; translated from the coding sequence ATGAGCACGACCCCCACCGTCGCCAAGGACGACTCCGCCAGCGCCAGGACCCTCGACGACACCCGCCCCTCGAGCTGGTGGCACCTGCCGGTGACCACCACCGTGATGGGGCTGCTCGCACTGGTCGTGTTCGGCCTGCGCGGGATACCCGGGGTCGAGTCCGCGTACGTCGTGGTCCACGCCAGCGACATGAACCCCTTCGGGCTCATCCCCGAGCAGATCGTCCTGCCCTCGAAGGCCGGCTCGATCGGGCTGTCCGTGATCGCACTGCTCGCCTCCGCCGCGCTGTGGGTGCTCCAGGCCCGCGTGGCCCGCCCGGCGGCCCGCGTGCGCCTCACCCTGATCGCCGTGTTCGCGGTGGCCTGGATCCTGGCGTTCCTGACCTGGGTGATCTCGCAGCGCACCCTCGACGTGACCACGCTGCTGCAGGGCACCATCGTGCTCGCAGTCCCGCTGGCCTTCGGTGCGCTGTCCGGGGTGCTCTCCGAACGCTCGGGCGTCATCAACATCGCGATCGAGGGACAGCTGCTGTTCGGTGCCTTCGGCGCCACCCTGGTGGGCTCGATCACCGGCAGCGTCTGGATCGGCCTGCTGGCCGCCCCGATCGTGGCCATGTTCATGGGGGCACTGCTGGCCATGTTCGCGGTCGGCTACCACGTCCAGCAGATCATCGTGGGCGTGGTGCTGAACGTGCTCGCCATCGGACTCACCTCGTTCTTCTTCGGCTCCGTGATGAGCGACAACCCCGGCCTGTTCAACGCCCCGATGCGCCTGCCCACGCTGCGGATCCCGGTGCTGGCCGACCTCCCGCTGGTCGGCGCCGCCCTGTTCGAGCAGAACATCCTCGTCTACCTGATGTGGATCATCGTCGCCCTGCTGACGATCGCGCTGTTCCGCACGCGCTGGGGTCTGCGGGTGCGCGCCGTCGGCGAGCACCCCAAGGCCGCGGACACCGTCGGCATCGCGGTGAACCTCACCCGCTGGAAGAACGTGCTGCTGGGCTCGGCCGTGGCCGGCCTCGGCGGTGCGACGCTGACCATCGGCACCGGGGTCGCCTTCGGTGAGGAGATGTCCGCCGGCAAGGGCTACATCGCGCTGGCCGCGATGATCCTGGGCCGATACCATCCCATCGGCGCCCTGCTGGCGGCGCTCACCTTCGCCTTCGCGGACTCGCTCCAGCTGCGGCTGGGCACCATGTCCGCCGCGGAGGGAGGCGTCAGCATCCCCGGCGACTTCCTGCTGATGCTGCCGTACGTCGTCGCCCTGTTCGCCGTGGCCGGTGTCGTGGGCCGGGTACGGGTGCCGGCCGCCAACGGCCAGCCGTACATCAAGCAGTGA
- a CDS encoding cytidine deaminase, giving the protein MSETSQHEVTGTEPAFEELLAAAREIAERAYTPYSHFRVGAAGYAEDGRLVRGCNVENAGYGVTLCAECGLISELIAGGGGKLRRFVCVGGGEQVSRQERGVVMPCGRCRQLLSEHAAPDLVILTPEGPRTMAEVLPQAFGPADLHP; this is encoded by the coding sequence ATGAGCGAGACCTCGCAGCACGAGGTGACCGGGACCGAGCCCGCGTTCGAGGAGCTGCTCGCCGCGGCCCGAGAGATCGCCGAGCGCGCGTACACCCCGTACTCGCACTTCCGGGTGGGTGCGGCCGGGTATGCCGAGGACGGCCGTCTGGTGCGCGGATGCAACGTCGAGAACGCCGGCTACGGGGTCACCCTGTGCGCCGAGTGCGGGCTGATCAGCGAGCTGATCGCCGGCGGCGGAGGGAAGCTCCGCCGCTTCGTGTGCGTGGGCGGCGGTGAGCAGGTCAGCCGCCAGGAGCGCGGCGTGGTCATGCCCTGCGGCCGCTGCCGACAGCTGCTCTCCGAGCACGCGGCGCCGGATCTCGTGATCCTCACCCCCGAGGGGCCGCGCACGATGGCCGAGGTGCTGCCCCAGGCCTTCGGTCCCGCCGACCTCCACCCCTGA
- a CDS encoding thymidine phosphorylase, translating to MTDTPADPAVEPFDVVDVIRTKRDGGRLPAEQIDWVIDAYTRGVVAEQQMAALAMAIFLRGMERPEIARWTRAMIDSGQRMDFSALSKPTTDKHSTGGVGDKITLPLAPLVASFGVAVPQLSGRGLGHTGGTLDKLEAIPGWRADLSSAEMMAQLESAGAVICAAGSGLAPADKKLYALRDITGTVEAIPLIASSIMSKKIAEGTAALTLDVKTGAGAFMREEADARELARTMVELGTDAGVRTVALLTDMSAPLGRTAGNGLEVRESLEVLAGGGPADVVELTCALAREMLEAAGVRNADVETALADGRAMDSWRAMIAAQGGDVDAPLPVAQHVEEFRATEDGVVTGLDAMGVGVAAWRLGAGRSRPGEAVQAAAGVEIEAHIGDEVRAGDVLARLHTDTAERMPRAIESITGSWTLATLGTEVPARRIVKDRIA from the coding sequence ATGACCGACACCCCCGCAGACCCCGCCGTCGAGCCCTTCGACGTCGTGGACGTCATCCGCACCAAGCGCGACGGCGGCCGCCTCCCCGCAGAGCAGATTGACTGGGTGATCGACGCCTACACCCGCGGCGTCGTCGCCGAGCAGCAGATGGCCGCCCTGGCCATGGCGATCTTCCTGCGCGGCATGGAACGCCCCGAGATCGCGCGCTGGACCCGCGCGATGATCGACAGCGGCCAGCGGATGGACTTCTCCGCGCTCTCCAAGCCCACCACCGACAAGCACTCCACCGGTGGGGTGGGCGACAAGATCACCCTCCCGCTCGCGCCGCTGGTCGCGAGCTTCGGCGTGGCGGTCCCGCAGCTGTCCGGTCGCGGGCTCGGCCACACCGGCGGCACCCTCGACAAGCTCGAGGCGATCCCGGGCTGGCGCGCCGATCTCAGCAGCGCGGAGATGATGGCGCAGCTCGAGAGCGCAGGGGCCGTGATCTGCGCGGCCGGCTCCGGCCTCGCCCCGGCGGACAAGAAGCTCTACGCCCTGCGCGACATCACCGGCACCGTCGAGGCGATCCCGCTGATCGCCTCCTCGATCATGTCCAAGAAGATCGCCGAGGGCACCGCCGCGCTCACGCTCGACGTCAAGACCGGTGCCGGCGCCTTCATGCGTGAGGAGGCCGACGCCCGCGAGCTCGCCCGCACCATGGTCGAGCTCGGCACCGATGCGGGCGTGCGCACCGTGGCCCTGCTGACCGATATGTCCGCGCCGCTCGGACGCACCGCCGGCAACGGCCTTGAGGTGCGCGAATCGCTCGAGGTGCTCGCCGGTGGCGGGCCGGCCGACGTGGTCGAGCTGACCTGCGCCCTGGCCCGGGAGATGCTCGAGGCCGCCGGGGTGCGCAACGCCGATGTCGAGACCGCGCTCGCCGATGGCCGCGCCATGGACTCCTGGCGCGCGATGATCGCGGCCCAGGGCGGGGACGTGGACGCCCCGCTGCCCGTCGCGCAGCATGTCGAGGAGTTCCGTGCCACCGAGGACGGCGTGGTGACCGGGCTCGATGCGATGGGTGTCGGGGTCGCCGCCTGGCGGCTCGGGGCCGGCCGCTCGCGCCCGGGCGAGGCCGTGCAGGCCGCGGCCGGGGTCGAGATCGAGGCCCATATCGGTGACGAGGTGAGGGCCGGGGACGTGCTCGCACGGCTGCACACCGACACCGCCGAACGCATGCCCCGCGCGATCGAGTCGATCACCGGGAGCTGGACCCTCGCGACCCTCGGCACCGAGGTCCCGGCGCGGAGGATCGTCAAGGACCGCATCGCCTGA
- a CDS encoding NUDIX domain-containing protein, translating into MTETPPHSRPPRRIVLLTGPSGSGKGMVARRSGVPALNLDDFYRDGDDPSLPRRFGIPDWDLPACWDDGAALAALTALAHDGAAEIPTYSIAQSRRTGTAHLEIGDAPVFIAEGIFAGELIAPLRAAGLLAEAIVLDRPVPVVFTLRLLRDLRERRKSVPILLRRGTALARQQKQDLARWTRIGLRPCGLQAAVRRLRELVQLAEAESRCRALGGSSSRLRIAAVCFLRAAPAGAAHRTELLCVRKHGTGSWMQVGGKLDPGETAREAALREVEEELGAVLQATDLEELGEFEAVAANEPGTVVRSSVFTTRAPLPSPLQVRAELAEHQWIPVTADSPPSGAGRLAPLMVQHILPALHRRG; encoded by the coding sequence GTGACCGAGACCCCACCGCACTCCCGACCCCCGCGCCGGATCGTCCTGCTGACCGGTCCCTCCGGGAGCGGCAAGGGCATGGTCGCGCGCCGCTCCGGGGTGCCCGCGCTGAATCTCGACGACTTCTACCGCGACGGCGACGATCCCTCACTGCCGCGCCGCTTCGGCATCCCGGACTGGGACCTGCCGGCATGCTGGGACGACGGCGCGGCACTGGCCGCGCTCACGGCGCTCGCCCACGACGGCGCCGCCGAGATCCCCACCTATTCGATCGCGCAGTCCCGACGCACCGGCACCGCTCACCTCGAGATCGGGGACGCTCCCGTGTTCATCGCCGAGGGCATCTTCGCCGGTGAGCTGATCGCGCCGCTGAGAGCGGCCGGACTGCTCGCCGAGGCGATCGTGCTGGACCGGCCCGTGCCGGTGGTGTTCACCCTGCGGTTGCTGCGCGATCTGCGCGAGCGTCGCAAGTCGGTCCCGATCCTCCTGCGGCGCGGCACGGCGCTGGCCCGCCAGCAGAAGCAGGACCTGGCACGCTGGACACGGATCGGGCTGCGCCCCTGCGGTCTGCAGGCGGCGGTGCGCCGTCTGCGCGAGCTCGTCCAGCTCGCCGAGGCGGAGTCGCGCTGCCGCGCCCTGGGCGGGTCCTCGAGCCGGCTGCGGATCGCGGCGGTGTGCTTCCTCCGCGCGGCCCCCGCCGGAGCCGCTCACCGCACCGAGCTGCTGTGCGTGCGCAAGCACGGCACCGGCTCGTGGATGCAGGTGGGCGGGAAGCTCGATCCCGGGGAGACCGCCCGTGAGGCGGCGCTGCGCGAGGTCGAGGAGGAGCTGGGCGCGGTGCTGCAGGCCACGGACCTCGAGGAGCTCGGCGAGTTCGAGGCGGTGGCGGCGAACGAACCCGGCACCGTGGTGCGCTCGAGCGTCTTCACCACCCGCGCTCCGCTGCCCTCCCCGCTGCAGGTGCGGGCCGAGCTGGCCGAGCACCAGTGGATCCCGGTCACCGCGGACTCGCCGCCGAGCGGCGCCGGTCGGCTGGCGCCGCTGATGGTCCAGCACATCCTGCCCGCGCTGCACCGCCGCGGCTGA
- a CDS encoding alcohol dehydrogenase catalytic domain-containing protein: MRALEIHGVQDLRIVDRPAPDPGPGQVQICVEWGGICGSDIAYWRRGISGTAVMAHPFVLGHEVSGHVRAVGEDVSGLAEGLPVTVHPARTTGPLPTRLAGRDNLHPHLTYLGSAAQDPHTDGGFAELITVDAAQVVPLPPGLDTRRAVLAEPLGVAMHAVRRAGDVHGAHVLVAGCGPIGLLVIVAARAAGAARVTAVDLAVPARERALAAGADEALDSAEDMDPSITVAFEASGAPASLDTILRSISRASVVVQVGNLPPTPISVSLGQVVSKEIDYRGTYRFVAEIEDAVELLARDDLAEHVISHELALEDAAAAFTTQVSDPTSSKVVLRIG; encoded by the coding sequence ATGCGCGCACTCGAGATCCATGGCGTCCAGGACCTCCGCATCGTCGACCGCCCCGCTCCCGACCCCGGCCCCGGCCAGGTGCAGATCTGCGTCGAATGGGGCGGCATCTGCGGCTCCGATATCGCGTACTGGCGCCGTGGGATCTCCGGCACCGCGGTGATGGCCCACCCCTTCGTGCTCGGCCATGAGGTCTCGGGCCATGTGCGGGCCGTGGGCGAGGATGTCTCCGGGCTGGCCGAGGGCCTGCCGGTCACCGTGCATCCGGCCCGCACCACGGGGCCGTTGCCAACGCGCCTGGCCGGCCGCGACAACCTCCACCCCCACCTGACCTACCTCGGCTCCGCCGCCCAGGACCCCCACACCGACGGCGGTTTCGCCGAGCTGATCACGGTCGACGCCGCACAGGTGGTCCCCCTGCCCCCGGGGCTGGACACCCGCCGCGCCGTGCTCGCCGAGCCCCTGGGGGTGGCGATGCACGCGGTACGCCGGGCCGGGGACGTCCACGGCGCCCACGTGCTGGTGGCCGGCTGCGGGCCGATCGGACTGCTGGTGATCGTCGCCGCCCGGGCCGCCGGCGCCGCCCGCGTCACCGCCGTGGACCTCGCGGTCCCGGCCCGTGAGCGGGCCCTGGCGGCCGGCGCCGATGAAGCGCTCGACAGCGCTGAGGACATGGATCCCTCCATCACCGTGGCCTTCGAGGCCTCCGGCGCGCCGGCCTCCCTGGACACGATCCTGCGCTCCATCTCGCGCGCCTCCGTGGTCGTGCAGGTGGGGAACCTCCCGCCCACCCCGATCTCGGTGTCCCTGGGCCAGGTCGTCTCCAAGGAGATCGACTACCGCGGCACCTACCGCTTCGTCGCCGAGATCGAGGACGCGGTGGAGCTGCTGGCGCGGGACGACCTCGCCGAGCATGTCATCAGCCACGAGCTCGCGCTCGAGGACGCCGCCGCGGCCTTCACCACCCAGGTGTCCGATCCCACCAGCAGCAAGGTCGTGCTCAGGATCGGCTGA
- a CDS encoding FadR/GntR family transcriptional regulator yields the protein MEDLDATARKHLSAPAAEDAHGTLERDSLADRARDAVLGLIDQEGLSAGDPLPSTGALAERFGVSRTVVREALSALAALGIIAVSNGRSATVRPLDSSLVQFYLARAIGESRGNSFTALMDLRGPLEVRAARRAADGFAGDGAEPSGARQRLEDLRSRLDAALQNSALYPQLDLQLHQEIALLSGNRALHGLLEAVSIPLFRAMQDVRAERDLHGLVGEEHTDHLRIIDAILAGDPDTASAVMEHHMHAVQSFTTAP from the coding sequence ATGGAAGATCTCGACGCCACCGCCCGCAAGCACCTCTCCGCCCCCGCGGCCGAGGACGCGCACGGGACGCTCGAGCGCGACTCCCTGGCCGATCGCGCCCGTGACGCGGTGCTGGGGCTGATCGACCAGGAGGGTCTGTCAGCCGGCGACCCGCTGCCCTCGACCGGCGCTCTCGCCGAGCGCTTCGGCGTCTCCCGCACCGTGGTCCGGGAGGCGCTCAGCGCGCTGGCGGCCCTCGGCATCATCGCGGTCAGCAACGGGCGCAGCGCGACCGTCCGGCCGCTGGACTCGTCCCTGGTGCAGTTCTATCTCGCCCGCGCCATCGGCGAATCCCGCGGCAACAGCTTCACCGCTCTCATGGACCTCCGCGGCCCCCTCGAGGTGCGCGCCGCCCGCCGTGCCGCAGACGGCTTCGCCGGCGACGGTGCGGAGCCCTCCGGGGCGAGGCAGCGGCTGGAGGATCTGCGCTCGCGGCTCGATGCCGCGCTGCAGAACTCCGCGCTGTACCCGCAGCTGGACCTGCAGCTGCATCAGGAGATCGCCCTGCTCAGCGGCAACCGCGCACTGCACGGACTGCTCGAGGCGGTCAGCATCCCCCTGTTCCGAGCCATGCAGGACGTCCGTGCCGAGCGTGACCTGCACGGGCTGGTCGGTGAGGAGCACACCGACCACCTGCGGATCATCGACGCGATCCTCGCCGGCGACCCCGACACCGCCTCAGCGGTGATGGAGCACCACATGCATGCGGTGCAGAGCTTCACCACCGCCCCCTGA
- a CDS encoding Nramp family divalent metal transporter produces the protein MSTTTPPPSAAAASSTPSPSTLAAGVDPYVIDGSQTTEPPRTLRGKLRFLGPGMITSAAVVGSGELLTATALGAQVGFMLLWLVLVSTFLKVWVQIELARWSISTGRVALDGYNDVPPKIAGRGWISWLVLLMFLQFFIGQAGVISASAFAFSTLFPIGPDPYSLLSIGAWVSILVVIAIAIHVANRYAVVENISTVLVLLVTAFAIVMVFLLGGTEFAWSLNDLGEGMRFQIAAGAFGVALAMFGMTGVGAGETTAYTYWVVEKGYAAWTGPNDGSESWVARARGWISVMKVDAWVSWVIYTVSTAAFYMLGAAVLHPQGLVPEGNDVMLTISSIFDSAVGRWGAVLFLIGAGLALFKTIIANVPSLGRQVGHTLAIFGAYEWNDQQARIRWQRVIMIILPIGWGVLGTAVSSPLALVIIAGILNAIFLIGAAVATLYLSYTQTDARVRDGAPTMVLLWLSAIAIAFVGIYGLINSF, from the coding sequence ATGTCGACCACCACTCCCCCGCCGAGCGCCGCCGCGGCCTCGAGCACCCCTTCGCCCTCCACGCTCGCCGCCGGGGTCGATCCCTATGTGATCGATGGTTCGCAGACCACCGAACCGCCTCGCACGCTGCGCGGGAAGCTCCGCTTCCTGGGCCCGGGCATGATCACCTCCGCGGCCGTGGTCGGTTCCGGTGAGCTCCTCACCGCGACCGCCCTCGGCGCCCAGGTCGGCTTCATGCTGCTGTGGCTCGTGCTGGTCTCGACCTTCCTCAAGGTGTGGGTGCAGATCGAGCTGGCCCGCTGGTCGATCTCGACCGGCCGCGTGGCCCTGGACGGCTACAACGACGTGCCGCCGAAGATCGCCGGCCGCGGGTGGATCTCCTGGCTGGTGCTGCTGATGTTCCTGCAGTTCTTCATCGGCCAGGCGGGGGTCATCAGCGCCTCCGCCTTCGCCTTCAGCACTCTGTTCCCGATCGGTCCGGACCCCTATTCCCTGCTCTCGATCGGTGCCTGGGTATCGATCCTGGTGGTCATCGCGATCGCGATCCATGTCGCCAACCGCTACGCGGTCGTCGAGAACATCTCGACGGTGCTGGTGCTGCTGGTGACGGCCTTCGCCATCGTCATGGTGTTCCTCCTCGGCGGCACCGAGTTCGCGTGGAGCCTCAACGACCTCGGCGAGGGGATGCGCTTCCAGATCGCGGCCGGCGCCTTCGGCGTCGCACTGGCGATGTTCGGCATGACCGGCGTGGGCGCCGGAGAGACCACCGCCTACACCTACTGGGTCGTCGAGAAGGGCTACGCCGCCTGGACCGGTCCGAACGACGGGTCCGAGAGCTGGGTCGCCCGTGCCCGTGGCTGGATCTCGGTGATGAAGGTCGACGCCTGGGTCTCCTGGGTCATCTACACCGTCTCCACCGCCGCGTTCTACATGCTCGGTGCCGCGGTGCTGCATCCCCAGGGGCTCGTCCCCGAGGGCAACGACGTCATGCTGACGATCTCCTCGATCTTCGATTCGGCCGTCGGCCGCTGGGGCGCCGTGCTCTTCCTCATCGGCGCGGGCCTGGCCCTGTTCAAGACGATCATCGCGAACGTGCCGAGCCTCGGCAGGCAGGTGGGCCATACGCTCGCGATCTTCGGCGCCTACGAGTGGAACGACCAGCAGGCGCGCATCCGCTGGCAGCGGGTGATCATGATCATCCTGCCGATCGGCTGGGGCGTGCTGGGCACCGCGGTCTCCTCACCCCTGGCTCTGGTGATCATCGCCGGCATCCTCAACGCGATCTTCCTCATCGGTGCCGCCGTGGCCACGCTGTACCTGTCCTACACGCAGACCGACGCGCGCGTCCGGGACGGCGCGCCCACCATGGTGCTGCTGTGGCTCTCGGCCATCGCGATCGCCTTCGTCGGCATCTATGGTCTGATCAACTCGTTCTGA